Within the bacterium genome, the region GAATATCTTCCTGTATGGGGAGGTGGAATATCTTTACTTACTGCTGTCATTTCAGTTAAAAGCCATGTTGAAGAGGATAAATCTTCTAACCTTCTTCCGTTTACATTATCATTCCATATATAATTTGTTCCATATTTATTAAGTTCATCAGGTAATGAAGGACAGAATAATACCTTACCTTTTATATTATAAGATTTTAAAATATTATGGATTCCTTTTTGATCATTAATTGAAGATGGGAAAAATTTTGCATCAGGTAAT harbors:
- a CDS encoding type II secretion system protein, whose amino-acid sequence is MRKKGFTLVEVTFVAGIVTSLSLSVYTAAIQRGKATDCLNNLKQIYQALVMFQQDNDRLPDAKFFPSSINDQKGIHNILKSYNIKGKVLFCPSLPDELNKYGTNYIWNDNVNGRRLEDLSSSTWLLTEMTAVSKDIPPPHTGRYSIIYPDGRVSTEPKINLK